In a single window of the Spodoptera frugiperda isolate SF20-4 chromosome 19, AGI-APGP_CSIRO_Sfru_2.0, whole genome shotgun sequence genome:
- the LOC126911894 gene encoding uncharacterized protein LOC126911894, translating into MALYGAPVWAPNLMRRPARALLTSQRVMAIRVIRGYRTISGEAANLLAGLPPWDLEAKVLAHVFSLRADACRRGETPLSRQISAWRDELRRDLMAEWQQRLSQPRAGLAVIAAVSPLFEEWLERRHGVLTYRLTQVLTGHGSFGRFLFLIGREETPGCHHCEDRPEDTVEHTVAVCPAWAEYRQVLRDVVGDGDLSRPALVQAMVRSERDWDAVSSFCEAVMLAKEEAGRVREQTSSRPSRRERHSGRRGSRDDLRPP; encoded by the coding sequence atggccctctacggcgcccctgtgtgggcgccgaacctgatgcggcggccagctcgggcgctgctcacatctcagagggtcatggccatccgggtgatccgtggatatcgcacgatctccggggaggcggcgaacctccttgccggattaccgccgtgggatttggaggcgaaggtgctcgcgcacgtgttcagtttgcgcgccgacgcgtgccgccggggcgaaactccactgtcgcgccagatcagtgcgtggcgggacgagctccggcgcgatctcatggcggaatggcagcaacgactgtcgcaaccgagggctgggctcgctgtcatcgcagcggtaagtcccctctttgaggagtggctagagaggcgccacggcgtcctcacctaccgcctgacgcaggtgcttaccggacatgggagtttcggtaggttcctgttccttattgggcgggaggaaacgcccgggtgtcatcactgcgaggaccgcccggaggacacggtagaacatacggtggcggtgtgccctgcgtgggctgagtaccgccaagtcctcagggatgtggtcggcgacggcgacctctcgcgcccggcactggttcaggccatggtgcggagcgagagggactgggatgccgtctcctctttctgcgaagcagtcatgctagctaaggaggaggcggggcgcgtgagagaacaaacctcctcacgccccagccgtcgcgagagacactccgggcgtcggggatcgcgggacgatctccggccaccgtaa